AATAAGTTCTCTTGTCTCCAATGTGATGAGCAGAAGGAAAGTAGACGTTGATGTACAACCTTTCCTAAGCTCGCTGCTTGTAGTACTACTGAATGTGATGCTGCTTTTGAGCATTGCGGGAATCATTGGCATTGAAACCTCCTCGTTCGTTGCCGTACTCGGGGCCGCAGGTCTGGCGGTAGGTCTGGCGTTGCAAGGTAGTCTTGCCAATTTTGCAGGTGGGGTTCTGATATTAATTTTCAAACCTTATCGCGTCGGTGACCTCATCAATGCGCAGGGATTTACGGGCACGGTTGAGGGCGTGCAGATTTTCAATACGGTTCTCGTCACTCCCGATAACAAGACGATCATTTTGCCAAACGGCCCACTTTCCACCTCTCCGATCACGAATATTTCGGGCAAAGGTAAAATTCGGGTAGATATGGTTTTTGCGGCCGGCAGCCAGAATGGTGTGGATAAAATACGGGCATCAGTACAAAAAGCGATAGACGCCTGTCCGACTGCATTGAAAGAAATTTCACATGACATTTTGGTTACCAAACTGACCGAGAATGCGATTTTCTTTGATGTACGTGTCTGGACCCCGAGCGTTACTTATTGGGAAACTTACTACGATGTGCACGAAGGAATCAGTCGGCAATTTGCATTGGATGGCATACAGGCCCCTAAACCAGCAGAGGTTAGCGTCGCATTAAAACAGTAAAAGCAGTACATTTGTGAATTCGAATAAAATCATACATAACATTCCATGTTTGAAAACTTACAGGACAAGCTTAATAATGCCTTTCGCACACTAAAAGGAAAGGATAGGATTTCAGATATAAATGTTGCCGCAACTACCAAAGAAGTCCGCAAAGCACTAGTCGACGCCGATGTTAACTTCAAGGTTGCCAAGGAAATTACAGACCGGATCAGAGAAAAAGCACTCGACAGAAAAATATTGATCTCTGTTGAGCCGGGGCAGATGTTTGTAAAGATCGTTCAGGAAGAATTGACTGAACTGATGGGTGGCCAGGCTGAGGGGATCAACATTAAAGGCGACCCTGCGGTGATTTTGATCGCCGGTTTGCAAGGTTCGGGTAAGACCACTTTTTCAGGTAAGCTTGCTACTTTATTAAAAAAACAAGGCCGCCAGGTATTGCTAACAGCCTGCGACGTGTACCGTCCCGCTGCGATTGACCAGTTGAAAGTATTGGGCGAGCAGGTAGGTGTGGAAGTGTACTCGGAGCCTGAAAATAAAAATCCCGTCAGCATTGCCCAAAACGCTGTGGCCTACGCCCGGAAGGTCGGGAAAAAGATCGTGATCGTCGATACGGCCGGACGTCTGGCCGTGGATGAGGTCATGATGCAAGAAGTTGCAGACATTAAATCCGCTTTAAAGCCTTCTGAAATTTTGTTCGTCGTGGATTCCATGACCGGACAAGATGCTGTGAATACTGCGAAAACTTTCAATGAAAGGCTGAATTTCGATGGTGTGGTATTGACCAAACTCGACGGTGATGCACGTGGTGGAGCGGCGCTTTCCATTCGTCAGATCGTTGATAAGCCTATCAAATACATCAGTACCGGCGAAAAAATGGAAGCCCTGGATTCTTTCTATCCAGACAGGATGGCGAGCAGGATCCTCGGTATGGGTGATGTGATATCTCTTGTGGAGCGCGCCCAGCAGGCATTTGATGAAGATGAAGCCAAACGCATTAATGCTAAAATGCGTCAGAATAAATTCGATTTTGACGACTTTTTAGGCCAGCTACAGCAGATCAAAAAGATGGGTAATGTGAAAGATCTGATCGGTATGATCCCTGGAATGGGTAGTGCTATGAAAGATCTGGATATCGACAATGAGTCCTTCAAACCGATTGAGGCCATTATCCAATCCATGACCAAAAAAGAACGAGAAAACCCGGATATTATCGACGGAAGCAGAAAAAAGCGAATTGCGACCGGTAGCGGTACGTCCATTCTGCAGGTAAACAATCTGATCAAGCAATTCGACGAGATGCGCAAAATGATGAAGAAAATGAATACCATGCAGGCGGCCGGCAAGCTGGGCAAAGCAATCCGTCGCTAATCACCCCCTCGATGAAAAGGATCATTCTTGTTCTGACGTTACTGCTTTTTTTTAGTCCCGAAAAAGTGAAAGCGCAAGCGTCGGTAGGTTACTATCCGTGGAGCAGCCTGCTTTCGATAAGCACCAATCCTGAGAAAGCTGTGTGGCTGGATGCACGTTTTCAGACCAATTCGCTTTTCAGCAGTCTGAGTGTGGACATTCTCCCGATGGTCAATCTGAAAAGAGGAGAAGTGGTTCAATGGTATCTGGGAGGCGGTTTGCGGATCAATCCATTATACAGAATTGCCGACGCGGATGCAGATTTGATCACTATCGATGGTTACTCGGTCAATGTCGGTGTAAGGATCGCGCCACTTCCTCAAAACAGGAGAATCAAGCTGGTATTAGAGCTGAATCCGTACGTGAAGGATGATTTTGCGAGCGGGGTTTTGAAAAGCCATTTTGGTCTCGCTTACGTTTTTGGTAAAAAGAAAAAAGAGGCGCCGGTGACAGAAACACCTGCGAATCCATAATTTTAATAATTTCTTAGTCTTGAAATGCTCCCTAATCCGGCGAAATTGCCGTTAATTTGGGAGCATTTTTATTTCCTCCGAACCTGTCGTTTCAGTATGAAAACCCGTGTTATCCTCTTTGCCCTGCTTGCATTGCTCAATTTCGAAAACAATGCTTTTTGTCAAACCAAAGCTAAAAAGACGCTTTTTGTGATTGTGGATGGCATTTCGAGTGACACTAAGGAGAAAATCCCCACGCCTAACCTCGACGCGATTGCGAAAGTAGGGGGGTACACCCGCGCTCATGTAGGTGGAGACAAAGGTACTTACTCTCAAACACCCACGATATCCGCCGTCGGCTACAACAGCCTCCTGACAGGTACCTGGGTGAATAAGCACAATGTTTGGGACAATGATATTAAAGATCCAAACTATCATTACTGGACCATTTTCCGGTTTTTGGAAGAACAATATCCGCAAAAAAGAACAGCGGTTTTCTCAACCTGGCTCGACAACC
The genomic region above belongs to Dyadobacter pollutisoli and contains:
- a CDS encoding mechanosensitive ion channel family protein; the encoded protein is MNYDLVRAQLSAAITLYGAKIALALVAFIIGRLIIGKISSLVSNVMSRRKVDVDVQPFLSSLLVVLLNVMLLLSIAGIIGIETSSFVAVLGAAGLAVGLALQGSLANFAGGVLILIFKPYRVGDLINAQGFTGTVEGVQIFNTVLVTPDNKTIILPNGPLSTSPITNISGKGKIRVDMVFAAGSQNGVDKIRASVQKAIDACPTALKEISHDILVTKLTENAIFFDVRVWTPSVTYWETYYDVHEGISRQFALDGIQAPKPAEVSVALKQ
- the ffh gene encoding signal recognition particle protein → MFENLQDKLNNAFRTLKGKDRISDINVAATTKEVRKALVDADVNFKVAKEITDRIREKALDRKILISVEPGQMFVKIVQEELTELMGGQAEGINIKGDPAVILIAGLQGSGKTTFSGKLATLLKKQGRQVLLTACDVYRPAAIDQLKVLGEQVGVEVYSEPENKNPVSIAQNAVAYARKVGKKIVIVDTAGRLAVDEVMMQEVADIKSALKPSEILFVVDSMTGQDAVNTAKTFNERLNFDGVVLTKLDGDARGGAALSIRQIVDKPIKYISTGEKMEALDSFYPDRMASRILGMGDVISLVERAQQAFDEDEAKRINAKMRQNKFDFDDFLGQLQQIKKMGNVKDLIGMIPGMGSAMKDLDIDNESFKPIEAIIQSMTKKERENPDIIDGSRKKRIATGSGTSILQVNNLIKQFDEMRKMMKKMNTMQAAGKLGKAIRR